One genomic segment of Gemmatimonadota bacterium includes these proteins:
- a CDS encoding ATP-binding cassette domain-containing protein, protein MIEIKNLAKRFGAQVILDGVDLVVQEGETMALLGPSGTGKSVLLKHIIGLIRPDAGEVIVDGQNVALLGRKDLSALRGTIGYVFQNGALFDSMNVYENIRLGLTKPEEFGNKEIAEARVAECLRLVNLVPETLKKMPAELSGGMKKRVGIARAIAGRPKYLLYDEPTSGLDPVNSDIIDALIKRLDTELGVTSIMVTHDVRGAFRTADRIALLTAGKVVAVGTPAEFRESTVPEVRAFLERDFDNEPL, encoded by the coding sequence ATGATCGAGATCAAGAACCTCGCGAAGCGCTTCGGCGCCCAGGTGATCCTCGACGGCGTGGATCTCGTGGTGCAGGAAGGGGAGACGATGGCGCTGCTCGGCCCCTCGGGGACCGGCAAGAGCGTCCTGCTCAAGCACATCATCGGGCTGATCCGGCCAGACGCCGGCGAAGTGATCGTCGACGGGCAAAACGTCGCCCTGCTCGGGCGCAAGGACCTCTCGGCCCTGCGCGGCACCATCGGGTATGTCTTCCAGAACGGGGCGCTGTTCGACTCGATGAATGTGTACGAGAACATCCGCCTCGGCCTCACCAAGCCGGAAGAGTTCGGCAACAAGGAAATTGCCGAGGCACGGGTGGCCGAGTGCCTGCGGCTGGTGAACCTGGTGCCCGAGACGCTCAAGAAGATGCCGGCCGAATTGTCGGGCGGGATGAAGAAGCGGGTCGGCATTGCCCGGGCGATCGCCGGACGGCCGAAGTACCTGTTGTACGACGAGCCGACGTCGGGGCTCGACCCGGTGAACTCCGACATCATCGACGCGCTGATCAAGCGCCTCGACACCGAGCTGGGCGTCACCTCGATCATGGTGACCCACGACGTGCGCGGCGCGTTCCGCACCGCCGACCGGATTGCCCTGCTCACGGCGGGGAAGGTCGTGGCGGTGGGAACGCCGGCCGAGTTCCGCGAATCGACCGTACCCGAGGTCCGCGCGTTCCTGGAGCGCGACTTCGACAACGAGCCTCTCTGA
- a CDS encoding MCE family protein, translated as MHSYHKEATVGAVVIVAIAAFIGGTLWLRGKSIGKPELNVVFADIGNLKEGAPVRISGAPVGRVEEIVFEGVGKVRVGVVFSVDNITPAATARASIGSIGMLGDAVINLDPGQGAPLARGATIQGTTEVGLFDKGAVLADQATVAMTSLNKMLDTALVVELKQTLAASQRLLSYYGDAKNGPTAEVNATMRALRTTSARLDSTLAGVDAPALTARLDTTMRSAGNLSDRLAATSTRVDAMLARIERGEGTLGKLASDTLLYSDLRRTMKATADLIDEIKKNPGKLGITIRVF; from the coding sequence ATGCACTCCTATCACAAGGAAGCCACCGTCGGCGCCGTCGTCATCGTGGCCATCGCTGCGTTCATTGGCGGAACGCTCTGGCTGCGCGGGAAGTCGATCGGCAAGCCCGAATTGAACGTGGTCTTCGCCGACATCGGCAACCTCAAGGAGGGGGCGCCGGTGCGCATCTCCGGGGCGCCGGTGGGCCGCGTCGAGGAGATCGTGTTCGAAGGCGTCGGCAAGGTGCGCGTCGGCGTGGTCTTCTCGGTGGACAACATCACGCCCGCCGCGACGGCGCGCGCCTCGATCGGCTCGATCGGGATGCTTGGCGACGCGGTGATCAACCTCGACCCGGGCCAGGGCGCCCCGCTCGCCCGCGGCGCCACCATCCAGGGGACGACCGAGGTGGGCCTGTTCGACAAGGGCGCCGTCCTCGCCGATCAGGCCACGGTCGCGATGACGTCGCTGAACAAGATGCTCGACACCGCCCTGGTGGTGGAGCTCAAGCAGACGTTGGCCGCGAGCCAGCGGTTGCTGAGCTACTATGGCGACGCGAAGAACGGTCCGACCGCGGAAGTGAATGCGACGATGCGGGCACTGCGGACGACCTCGGCGCGGCTCGACTCGACGCTGGCTGGTGTCGACGCTCCGGCGCTGACGGCACGGCTCGACACCACCATGCGGTCGGCGGGGAACCTCTCCGACCGCCTGGCCGCCACCAGCACGCGGGTCGATGCCATGCTGGCCCGGATCGAGCGCGGCGAGGGCACCCTCGGGAAGCTCGCCAGCGATACCCTGCTCTACAGCGACTTGCGGCGCACGATGAAGGCGACGGCCGACTTGATCGACGAGATCAAGAAGAACCCCGGCAAGCTGGGGATCACGATCCGGGTCTTCTAG
- the folE gene encoding GTP cyclohydrolase I FolE — MQQHIRGILLALGEDPDRDGLQKTPERVEKALQFLTQGYQQSAERVIGDALFEETHHNMVLVRDIEFYSMCEHHMLPFFGKAHVAYIPGGRIVGLSKMARVVDVFARRLQVQERMTDQIADALGKELQPRGVGVVLEAQHFCMMMRGVQKQDSSTITSAMRGAFLDDPATREEFLRLVHSRSR, encoded by the coding sequence ATGCAGCAGCACATCCGCGGCATCCTCCTCGCCCTGGGCGAGGACCCCGACCGCGATGGTCTCCAGAAGACGCCCGAGCGGGTCGAGAAGGCACTGCAGTTCCTCACCCAGGGGTACCAGCAGAGCGCCGAGCGGGTGATCGGCGACGCCCTCTTCGAGGAGACGCACCACAACATGGTGCTGGTCCGCGACATCGAGTTCTACTCGATGTGCGAGCACCACATGCTGCCGTTCTTCGGAAAGGCGCACGTCGCCTACATCCCGGGCGGGAGGATCGTCGGGCTGTCGAAGATGGCGCGGGTGGTCGATGTCTTCGCGCGGCGGCTGCAGGTGCAGGAGCGGATGACGGACCAGATCGCGGATGCGCTCGGGAAGGAGCTGCAGCCGCGAGGCGTCGGCGTGGTGCTCGAGGCGCAGCACTTCTGCATGATGATGCGCGGGGTGCAGAAGCAGGACAGCAGCACGATCACCTCCGCGATGCGCGGCGCCTTCCTCGACGACCCCGCGACGCGCGAGGAATTCCTCCGCCTGGTCCACAGCCGCTCACGATGA
- a CDS encoding deoxyribodipyrimidine photo-lyase codes for MARRLGRFRPLPDLSPPAAPPARRSRAAPPPAAPSLGSAPLSDARLWLPAGASHLRPRAGGEFVLYWIQVTQRAHDNFALEYAIEQADELGVPVLAYFSLRPDYPWASDRFHTFMLEGVIDMAAGFAKKGIQFAHFLDQRVQGDGVDHHANLKALSARASLVVTDWFPTFIMPRQLKQLREAIDAPVVAVDSATVVPAQSLEKAFSGARHIRPVLMKDLDSWLQPVPNSTPRHTTPVSLPFEPTIVTEERIAELVAGCPIDHSVAPARGWRGGSVAARTRLDWFAEHGLPRYLERNDPNVDATSKLSPWLHFGHVSVHEMLLTAKSEGPSEQYDKFLDETLTWRELAFNLCRFEPRHRTMAAVPEWAQKELADHSDDPRTLYRDDELEFARTDNELWNAAQRSYLRDGWMHNYMRMLWGKSIIGWTENPERALRLLEHLNNKYSLDGRDPNSYGGILWCFGKFDRPFYRRPVFGTVRYMSLKAASGKFDVERYIQSMA; via the coding sequence GTGGCCAGGAGGCTCGGCCGCTTTCGTCCCCTCCCGGACCTTTCACCCCCCGCCGCCCCCCCCGCACGCCGCTCCAGGGCAGCCCCCCCCCCCGCGGCCCCCTCCCTCGGCTCCGCCCCGCTCTCCGATGCCCGCCTCTGGCTCCCCGCCGGCGCCTCCCACCTCCGCCCCCGCGCGGGGGGCGAATTCGTCCTCTACTGGATCCAGGTCACCCAACGGGCGCACGACAACTTCGCCCTCGAGTATGCCATCGAGCAGGCGGATGAACTCGGCGTGCCGGTGCTCGCCTACTTCTCGTTGCGGCCGGATTATCCATGGGCGAGCGACCGCTTCCACACCTTCATGCTCGAAGGGGTGATCGACATGGCGGCGGGGTTCGCCAAGAAGGGAATCCAGTTCGCCCACTTCCTCGACCAGCGGGTGCAGGGCGATGGCGTCGACCATCATGCCAACCTGAAGGCGTTGTCCGCTCGTGCCTCGCTGGTGGTGACCGACTGGTTCCCGACCTTCATCATGCCGCGGCAGCTCAAGCAGTTGCGCGAGGCGATCGATGCGCCGGTGGTGGCGGTCGATTCAGCGACCGTGGTCCCGGCCCAGTCGCTGGAGAAGGCGTTCAGCGGCGCGCGGCACATTCGCCCGGTGCTGATGAAGGACCTCGATAGCTGGCTGCAGCCGGTGCCGAACAGCACGCCGCGCCACACCACCCCAGTGTCACTGCCGTTCGAGCCGACGATCGTGACCGAGGAGCGGATCGCCGAGCTCGTTGCGGGCTGCCCGATTGATCATTCGGTCGCCCCGGCACGTGGCTGGCGCGGTGGCAGCGTGGCCGCCCGCACCCGACTCGACTGGTTCGCGGAACACGGCCTGCCGCGCTACCTGGAGCGCAACGACCCGAATGTCGACGCCACTTCGAAGCTGTCGCCGTGGCTCCACTTCGGGCACGTCTCGGTGCACGAGATGCTCCTCACCGCCAAGTCAGAGGGGCCGTCGGAGCAGTACGACAAATTTCTCGACGAGACCCTCACTTGGCGCGAGCTCGCGTTCAACCTCTGCCGCTTCGAGCCGAGGCACCGCACCATGGCCGCCGTGCCGGAGTGGGCGCAAAAGGAACTCGCCGACCATAGCGATGACCCGCGCACCCTCTACCGCGACGACGAGCTCGAGTTTGCGCGGACCGACAACGAGCTCTGGAACGCCGCGCAGCGTTCCTACCTGCGCGATGGCTGGATGCACAACTACATGCGGATGTTGTGGGGGAAGAGCATCATCGGCTGGACCGAAAACCCGGAGCGCGCCCTCCGGCTCCTGGAACACCTCAACAACAAGTACTCGCTCGACGGCCGCGACCCGAACAGCTACGGCGGCATCCTCTGGTGCTTCGGGAAGTTCGACCGCCCCTTCTACCGTCGCCCGGTCTTCGGCACCGTGCGCTACATGTCCCTCAAGGCGGCATCCGGCAAGTTCGACGTGGAGCGGTACATCCAGAGCATGGCGTAA
- a CDS encoding HD domain-containing protein: MSPKLLALTTTASALNRPVEPRPVEPSAPAVSRIASSLDGVAGGQAGATPLQVLPNSRATKGTSIRALREDPTPEGVRLSEVVGALSFALDLTEGQPLGHAVRTTLIGMRIADHLGLADEQRSALFYTLLLKDLGCSSNAARLSSLFGADDRLVKHAYKLTDWTSTSDTAKYVFKYSMPGKSKVAKAWRTLMIGLRKEETEAEVVQTRCERGAEIARMLHLPRGVAEGIHSLDEHWDGNGKPFGTRGSGIPMLSRIACLAQTMEVFVSSFDVRTAYEMAHARRGRWFDPVLVDCLDAFQMDSEFWGGLQHADSLAALHAKEPEDQVIRLDDAQLDTVAEAFARVIDAKSPFTATHSQNVAILSVRTGEAMGLDARELRTLKRAALLHDIGKLGVSNTILDKPAALDDIEFESMRQHTRFSLEILKRVSRFRQFAATAAAHHERLDGTGYHLGLKGDEIGKLARIIAVADVTEAISADRPYRSGMPLPQAIGVLDALVAKQHLDPAATEALKGWFTCLPGALPRQETMAA; the protein is encoded by the coding sequence ATGTCGCCCAAGCTCCTCGCCCTGACCACAACTGCCTCCGCCCTGAATCGACCCGTCGAGCCTCGACCGGTCGAGCCGTCGGCGCCCGCTGTCTCCCGGATTGCCTCGTCTCTGGACGGGGTGGCCGGGGGGCAGGCGGGTGCCACCCCCCTTCAGGTCCTGCCCAATTCCCGGGCGACCAAGGGGACGTCCATTCGGGCGCTTCGCGAGGATCCGACCCCTGAGGGGGTCCGGCTGTCGGAAGTTGTGGGGGCGCTCTCCTTTGCCCTGGACCTCACCGAGGGCCAGCCGTTGGGGCACGCGGTCCGTACCACCCTTATTGGGATGCGGATCGCGGACCACCTCGGCCTCGCCGATGAACAGCGTTCGGCCCTCTTCTATACCCTCCTCCTCAAGGACCTCGGCTGCTCGTCGAATGCTGCCCGGCTCTCCTCCCTCTTCGGGGCGGACGATCGCCTGGTCAAGCATGCCTACAAGCTGACCGACTGGACCTCGACCTCCGACACCGCCAAGTACGTCTTCAAGTACTCGATGCCCGGGAAGTCGAAGGTCGCCAAGGCGTGGCGCACGCTGATGATCGGGCTCCGGAAGGAGGAGACCGAGGCCGAGGTGGTGCAGACGCGCTGCGAGCGCGGCGCCGAGATCGCGCGGATGCTGCACCTGCCGCGTGGCGTCGCCGAGGGGATCCACTCGCTGGATGAGCATTGGGACGGCAACGGCAAGCCGTTCGGCACGCGCGGCTCGGGGATCCCGATGCTGTCACGGATCGCCTGTCTGGCGCAGACGATGGAAGTATTCGTCTCCTCGTTCGATGTCCGCACCGCGTACGAGATGGCGCATGCACGGCGTGGTCGTTGGTTCGACCCGGTGCTCGTCGATTGCCTCGACGCCTTCCAGATGGACAGCGAGTTCTGGGGCGGTCTGCAGCATGCTGATTCGCTCGCGGCGTTGCACGCCAAGGAGCCCGAGGATCAGGTGATCCGGCTCGACGACGCACAGCTTGACACCGTGGCTGAGGCGTTCGCGCGGGTGATCGACGCGAAGTCGCCGTTCACCGCCACGCACTCGCAGAACGTCGCCATCCTCTCGGTGCGAACCGGTGAGGCGATGGGTCTCGACGCGCGGGAGCTGCGCACGCTCAAGCGCGCCGCACTGCTGCACGACATCGGCAAGCTCGGCGTGAGCAACACGATCCTCGACAAGCCGGCGGCACTCGACGATATCGAGTTCGAGTCGATGCGGCAGCACACCCGTTTCTCGCTCGAGATCCTCAAGCGGGTCTCGCGCTTCCGCCAGTTCGCCGCGACGGCGGCGGCGCACCACGAGCGGCTCGACGGCACCGGCTACCACCTCGGCCTCAAGGGCGACGAGATCGGCAAGCTGGCGCGGATCATCGCGGTTGCCGATGTGACCGAAGCGATCTCGGCCGACCGGCCGTATCGCTCGGGGATGCCGCTGCCGCAGGCGATCGGCGTGCTCGACGCGCTGGTGGCGAAGCAGCACCTCGACCCGGCCGCAACCGAAGCGCTCAAGGGGTGGTTCACCTGCCTCCCGGGGGCGCTCCCCCGGCAGGAGACCATGGCCGCCTAG